The Thermanaerovibrio acidaminovorans DSM 6589 genome contains a region encoding:
- the coaE gene encoding dephospho-CoA kinase (Dephospho-CoA kinase (CoaE) performs the final step in coenzyme A biosynthesis.), which yields MALTGDVGAGKSTLLSMFARLGARTVSADLVAKGLWEDPRVRGAFADRWGGVPINPDGTLDVGTISRRVFSDEGEYRFLCAVLHPLTWEVLQGMVGQDGIWVLEVPLLFESGVPHWIDGTLFLGCPPQVRLSRVMVRGWDQRELESRERWLMRSEDKRRMADWVIDNQGSMEDLWGSALRIYQEMRLLNSVVLGNVTFPSAHEALEFSRRMVESKLAACCRVRGVDSVYRWEGEVYSEPEAELAFKTVEGAIPAIRDLLGSHPYDMPALYFERPHRMGIQLRRWVVQSCSS from the coding sequence GTGGCGCTAACAGGAGACGTTGGAGCTGGTAAGTCCACCCTTTTGTCCATGTTCGCCCGACTGGGGGCCAGGACCGTATCGGCGGACCTGGTGGCCAAGGGGCTCTGGGAGGATCCCCGGGTCCGTGGGGCCTTCGCGGACCGATGGGGGGGCGTGCCAATCAACCCCGACGGTACCCTGGATGTGGGTACGATATCCCGGCGGGTCTTCTCCGACGAGGGGGAGTACAGGTTCCTGTGCGCGGTCCTTCACCCCCTTACCTGGGAGGTGCTTCAGGGGATGGTGGGGCAGGACGGGATATGGGTCCTGGAGGTGCCCCTCCTCTTCGAGTCCGGCGTGCCCCATTGGATCGATGGGACCCTCTTCCTTGGATGCCCTCCCCAGGTGAGGCTCTCCCGGGTTATGGTCAGGGGCTGGGATCAGCGGGAGCTGGAGTCCCGGGAGAGGTGGCTGATGCGGTCGGAGGATAAGCGGCGGATGGCGGACTGGGTGATAGATAACCAGGGGTCCATGGAGGACCTGTGGGGCTCCGCGTTGAGGATCTACCAGGAGATGCGGCTCCTGAACTCTGTGGTGCTGGGCAACGTAACGTTCCCATCCGCCCATGAGGCCCTGGAATTCTCCCGCCGGATGGTGGAGTCGAAGCTTGCGGCTTGCTGCAGGGTGAGGGGGGTGGACAGCGTCTACCGATGGGAGGGGGAGGTCTACTCCGAGCCGGAGGCGGAGTTGGCCTTCAAGACCGTGGAGGGGGCCATCCCCGCCATAAGGGATCTACTCGGGTCTCATCCCTACGACATGCCCGCCCTGTACTTCGAGAGGCCCCACCGTATGGGGATCCAGCTCCGCCGCTGGGTTGTCCAGAGCTGTTCCTCATGA
- a CDS encoding ATP-dependent helicase — MASPKGFNVLDGLNPKQVEAVTYCDGNQLILAGAGSGKTRVLTRKIAYLISHKGVSPSKILAVTFTNKAAGEMRQRVERLLGGSLHGIRICTFHSYGLNFLRRNEEIMRRMGYATPLVVIDRSDQKRLLKLLLKENNVDERRVDPSWLMEAFSAAKGEGNGSAYFRGEAQRLFEAYEAKMRSQGALDFDDLIHLPLKILSTHREALERELDSIEWVLVDEYQDVNRSQYMLLKRLSSRGQRTVVVGDPDQAIYGWRGADVSMILNFDKDFQGAKVTVLEQNYRSTGHILEGANCVIARNSDRPKKNLWTAASRGEKIRILKARNDEEDSRCLVDWILELQGEGYALKDMAILYRVNALSRLYEQRLIEAGIPYRVIRGLGFYDRKEIKDVLALMRLAIQPRDLVSFERMVNVPQRGIGAKSTEALWAWMGQLEAQDPGEFWRSVLEGDAPLKGRAREGIRALARGMLGILSLRGNIRLAVRYILEEYGYGEHLEREDQSTFEERLQNVEELMSVLPEGSIDDVLSEVALFSDADVASGDDRVSLLTLHAAKGLEFPVVFMVGLEEGIFPNAKCREDRSLLEEERRLFYVGMTRAQERLFLSGAARRVLFGSFMMNPFSRFLSEIPSSCVVEDDRTKEVSGVVYGGANRRRWSW, encoded by the coding sequence ATGGCATCACCAAAGGGTTTCAACGTCCTGGATGGCCTAAATCCGAAGCAGGTGGAGGCGGTCACCTACTGTGATGGCAACCAGCTGATCCTGGCGGGGGCCGGGAGTGGCAAGACCAGGGTGTTGACCAGGAAGATAGCTTACCTAATAAGCCACAAGGGGGTCTCGCCTTCCAAGATCCTGGCGGTGACCTTCACCAACAAGGCGGCGGGGGAGATGCGGCAACGGGTTGAGCGCCTCCTGGGGGGAAGCCTGCACGGCATAAGGATATGCACCTTCCACTCCTACGGGCTCAACTTCCTCAGGCGCAATGAGGAGATAATGCGCCGGATGGGCTACGCCACCCCCCTGGTGGTGATCGATAGGTCCGATCAGAAGCGGCTCTTGAAATTGCTTCTCAAGGAGAACAACGTGGACGAGAGGCGGGTGGATCCCTCCTGGCTCATGGAGGCCTTCTCCGCCGCCAAGGGGGAGGGGAACGGCAGCGCCTACTTCCGGGGGGAGGCCCAGAGGCTCTTCGAGGCCTACGAGGCCAAGATGAGGTCCCAGGGGGCCCTGGACTTCGACGACCTCATCCACCTGCCGCTGAAGATACTCTCCACCCACCGGGAGGCCCTGGAGAGGGAGCTGGACTCCATAGAATGGGTCCTGGTGGACGAGTATCAGGACGTCAACCGCTCTCAGTACATGTTGCTCAAGAGGCTGTCATCCCGGGGGCAACGGACCGTGGTGGTGGGGGATCCGGATCAGGCCATATACGGCTGGAGGGGGGCCGATGTGTCCATGATCCTCAACTTCGACAAGGACTTTCAGGGGGCCAAGGTTACGGTGCTGGAGCAGAACTACAGGTCCACGGGGCACATCCTGGAGGGGGCCAACTGCGTCATAGCCAGGAACTCCGATAGGCCCAAGAAGAACCTATGGACCGCCGCCAGCAGGGGAGAGAAGATCCGGATCCTCAAGGCCAGGAATGACGAGGAGGACTCCCGTTGCCTGGTGGACTGGATACTGGAGCTTCAGGGGGAGGGGTATGCCCTCAAGGACATGGCGATTCTCTACCGGGTGAACGCCTTGAGCCGGCTGTACGAACAGAGGCTGATAGAGGCGGGCATCCCGTACAGGGTCATAAGGGGGTTGGGCTTCTACGATCGCAAGGAGATCAAGGACGTGCTGGCCCTCATGCGGCTGGCCATCCAGCCCCGGGACCTGGTCTCTTTCGAGAGGATGGTGAACGTGCCCCAGAGGGGCATAGGGGCCAAGTCCACGGAGGCCCTATGGGCCTGGATGGGCCAGCTGGAGGCCCAGGACCCGGGGGAGTTCTGGCGGTCCGTCCTGGAGGGAGATGCGCCCCTTAAGGGCCGGGCCCGGGAGGGGATAAGGGCCCTGGCCCGGGGGATGCTTGGAATCCTGTCCCTCCGGGGCAACATAAGGCTGGCGGTGCGCTACATACTGGAGGAATACGGCTACGGGGAGCACCTGGAGAGGGAGGACCAGTCCACCTTCGAGGAGAGGCTTCAGAACGTGGAGGAGCTGATGTCGGTGTTGCCCGAGGGAAGCATAGATGACGTGCTATCCGAGGTGGCCCTGTTCTCCGATGCGGACGTGGCCTCCGGGGACGATCGGGTGAGCCTCCTCACCCTTCACGCCGCCAAGGGGCTTGAGTTCCCGGTGGTGTTCATGGTGGGGCTGGAGGAGGGGATCTTCCCCAACGCCAAGTGCAGGGAGGACAGGTCCCTTCTGGAGGAGGAGAGGCGGCTCTTCTACGTTGGGATGACCAGGGCCCAGGAGAGGCTCTTCCTATCTGGGGCCGCCAGGCGGGTCCTCTTCGGCAGCTTCATGATGAACCCCTTCTCCCGATTCCTATCGGAGATACCCTCCAGCTGCGTGGTGGAGGACGACAGGACCAAGGAGGTATCCGGCGTTGTTTACGGTGGCGCTAACAGGAGACGTTGGAGCTGGTAA
- the hpf gene encoding ribosome hibernation-promoting factor, HPF/YfiA family, which yields MDVRFVARNVELQNSVKDLMEKKLGKLERFFDRILDTQVAVDFKRGMYVVEITSNINGMVMRGEDYAPDLRKAFEKSLKNIERQVKRHKDMLVDRLQLKTKDISFELETEPFVAEEEKQEGGVNIVKVKRFPVRVMTPEEAALQMDLLGHSFFLFRDGDTGDLNVVYRRKEGGYGVLKPE from the coding sequence ATGGACGTACGCTTTGTGGCCCGCAACGTTGAACTGCAGAATTCCGTCAAAGATCTAATGGAGAAGAAGCTGGGCAAGCTGGAGCGGTTCTTCGATCGCATCCTGGACACCCAGGTGGCCGTTGACTTCAAGAGGGGTATGTACGTCGTTGAGATTACCTCCAACATCAACGGCATGGTCATGAGGGGGGAGGATTACGCGCCGGATCTCCGGAAGGCCTTCGAGAAGTCCCTTAAGAACATAGAGCGCCAGGTGAAGCGCCACAAGGACATGCTGGTTGATCGCCTGCAGCTTAAGACCAAGGACATATCCTTCGAGCTGGAGACCGAGCCATTCGTGGCGGAGGAGGAGAAGCAGGAGGGCGGTGTCAACATAGTCAAGGTCAAGCGGTTCCCCGTGAGGGTCATGACCCCCGAGGAGGCGGCGCTCCAGATGGACCTGCTGGGACACAGCTTCTTCCTCTTCCGGGACGGGGACACGGGGGATCTCAACGTGGTCTACCGCCGCAAGGAGGGGGGCTACGGGGTCCTGAAGCCCGAGTAG